CATCGTCGAATCCTAGGTCGAACAGGTACATGCCTGGAGTTCGACCCAGGAGGACTGATGTGAGCGCAACGTATAGCGCATGCGCGATGCCGATGACGACGAGTATCGAGACGACGAACACCCAGACGGGAACGTAGGCCCGAACGATGGGAAACGGGAAGACGATCACGCCAATCACCACCGCTGCAGCGTAGTCGATCGCGGAAGCAGACCGAACGCGCCCCTGTCGGGCCGGCCCCGTGGTCTGGTACTCAGCAAACCTGCCGTTCACGGACGTTCCTCCCATACCGCAGGCCGACGGGATGCCTCGACAGCCGCGACCAGCGCCGCGACCTCCTCTGAAGTCGTCAAACCTCCGTCATCGGCAAGAAGCAGGCCTTGTGCGGCGGCAAGAACACCTGCACGCACGCCCGCCCGAATCGCCTGCGGCGCACCCGAACGTAGGTCATCGCCGGGCAATCCTCCGATGACCGCGAGACCGGCGGCACGGGCCGACGCGTAGATGGTCTCGAACGTATCGTAGCTCACTCCCCCGACATGAAGCGCCCGAAACCCGGCACTCGCGATTGCACGCATGAAGACGCGTGTGTCGCCGTCGGAGTGCAGCACCGGATCCATCCCGCGCTCCAACGCAGAAGCGGCGAGCCGACCCAGACGCGGAAGCAACTCGGCGAGGACGTGGTCGGGCGCGTACAGCGGGCCATCGAGCACCGCGATGTCCTCGGCAATCACGCAGGCCACCGCCCCGGGGGGAGCCGATGCGACATCGCTCGCCGCCGCCTCGGTCGCACGGTCGAGAGCGTCGGCCAGATCGGGCGCGTGTCTGGCGGTGTCGACCACCGTCTGCGACCAGCCCCTCTCGGCCGCCACTCGTCCGAGAGGGCCGGCGACCGTCCAGAACACCGAGGTCCCGCAGGAACCGACAGCCTCCGCAAGGCTGGTCGCGCCGGGTTCCCAGGCGGGAACGAAGGCAAAGTCCAGCTCGATATCGCAGCATGCGGCGACAAGCCGCAGCTGCCCCAGATGACCCCACATCACGCCGGCGATGGCATCTTCAGGCACGAGCGAGAATCCGACCGCGAGCCCCGAGCCGCCACGCAGCACGGCACGCACGAGGTCACGACTCACGGAGAGTGCATTCCTCATGCTCCCGTGTCCCCTCAGAAGAAGCTCACGCCTGCGGCTACCGCCTCGTAGAATCCCCACATGATGAAGAACGCACCGAGAACGCCAAGCCCGACAGCGAGGAACGACTTGCGCCAGTCCATGTCGAGCATCCACGCGGCAACCGACCCCGAGTAGGCGCCGGTTCCCGGTAGAGGGATCGCGACGAACACGGCGAGGCCCAGCACGCCGTACTTCTCGACGAGGGGATGCGCCTTCTTGCGGACGCTCTCGAGCTTGCGATGGAGCCAAGAGCCCTCGGGAATATGCTCGTAGACCCGCTCCAGAATGAAGAACGTCGGGAAGAAGATCAGTCCGTTCGTGATGAGGATGAGCGGCAGGTACAGCCGCTCGCCCTGCTGGACAGCTAGCCCTATCGCACCGCGCAGCTCAACCCACGGCACCAACGTGAGAACGACGTACTTGACATAGGGAGGCAGACTCGAGGCGAAGTCGATCACTGCCTGAGTCATCGCTCCGACTCCGCCCAGGCGTCCCAGACCTTCTCGACCTCACGGCGCCAGAACGAGACCCGGTCCGACGTGTCGCGCCCGAGTTCCTCTGCGTGGCGGAAGTATCCGTCACCGGGTATGCCGTCGGACACCCGTACGACAACGGAGCCCAGCATGGTGCCGCGGGCCATGTCCTCCATCTGACAGACCTCGCCGAGCATTACCGACAACGCCGAGGAGCGAGGCGACATGCGCCGCCCGGAGATGCGCGTCACGAGGTTCCCGTAGGTGATGGTCTGCCGTTCGCACGCGATCTCAGCCAGCACCGATCGCATCTCGTCGCGGCAGCGGTGCCACTCCTCGGCAGTGAAGCCGTAGCGCGTGCCCCCTGGCATGGAAGTCCTTTCGCGAGACTACATCGGGATTCTATCCCATGCCCACACGCAAGACGGTACCGGCTGCGCAGCGTTGCCGGAAGGATGCCGCTTCAGACACGCGCGCATGTGCCGTAGACCCGGATCAGTTCGCCGAGGTCGGGACCGGGCATCTCCAGGTGATAGCCCTGGCCGAGCGTGAATCCCGCGTCCCTCACTCCCTGCAGGAGACCCTCTGTCTCGACCCACGATGCGACCGCAGTGCGTCCCTGCGACTCGACCAGCGAGCGTACCGCAGTCACGAACTGGCGGCTCTCGCCGTTCGCCGACAGCTCCCGCACGATCGAACCGTCCAGCTTGACCTGGTCGAAGTCGAGCTCGCGCAGCAGCCCAAAGAGACCCAGTCCGGCGCCAAAGTCATCGAGCACGAACCGGCACCCGAGCGGGTGCAGCCGCTTGATCCAGTACCTGGCCGAGGCGAGATTCGCCACGACACACGACTCCGACATCTCAAACGCGATCCGACCAGGGTCGATGTTGCGACGTCGCAGTTCCTGCTCGACGAAACGCGGCAAGGACTCGTCGTCGAGATCGCCGCCGGCGATGTTCATCGACACGACCGCCGAAGGGTGATCGACGAGGGCTTGGAGCAACATCGCCACGACGATTCTCGTCAGTCGCGGCATCAGTCCCAGGCGCTCGATCGTCGTGAGGAACTCCCCTGGCATCAAGAGCGAGCCGTCCGCGTCGATCATCCTCGCCAGCGACTCGAAGTATGCGACACGGCCGTCCGCAAGACGGATGACTGGCTGGTAGTAGAGCATGAAGCGCTTGTGGCCAAGGGCGTCCCTCACGCGACTCGCCATGCGCTCGCGATCCGTCGGTCCGGGCTCGTAGTCAGTGCGAAGCACGATCCTGTTGCGACCCGTCTCCTTGGCTTCGTACATCGCCGCGTCCGCTACGTCCACGAGCGCGCGCACGTCGAGCCTCCCGTCGACCGGCACAAGCCCCGCACTCATCCCGAGCTCATGACGGCGCGCCCCGGAAACGAAATCCTCCTCGGCGGCAGCGCGACGCATACGTTCTGAGATCTCCTGCGCCTCGTCGAGGGTCGTTCGCTCAAGAAGCACGGCGAACTCATCGCCTCCGATTCGTGCCAACAGATCGCCCGCACGAAGATGACGCTGCAACAGGAGCGAGAAGTTGATGAGCGCCTGGTCGCCTTCGAGGTGCCCGAGAGTGTCGTTGTAGCCCTTGAAGTTGTCGAGGTCGAGCAGAAGCAGCATGCCCCCGTCGCCCCGTCGCGCCCGTTGGACCACCCGCTCAAGCGCATTGTCGAACATCCGCCGGTTGGGTAGCCCGGTCAGCGAATCATGGGTTGCCATGAACGCCAGCTGCTCCTCGCGCTGCCTGCGCTCCGTGAGATCCATGCACATGCCAAGGACACCCAATAGGCTGCCGTCAGGTCCGGCATACGGACAGCCGAAGCACGTGAGCCACCGGAACTGTCCATCTGACCGTCGCGCCTGGAACTCGGCGGTGAACGGCACCCGTGAACTGATGGCACGCTGGTACGCGTGACGCAACGCGGAGCGGTCCTCGGCAAGCACGCTATCCAGCCAACCGTCGCCAAGCTGTCCGTCCATACCACGCCCGGTGAATTCGGTCCATGCCGCGTTGGCGTACATGAGACCGCCGGTCTCGCCGACCGCCCATGCGGGAAGTGGGAGACCCTCGAGAAACTCGTGGAACCCCCTGCCATGCGATGAGATGTTGCCGTCCGCGCGCTGTGCATCATGCCCTGCGGACGGTTGTTGGTCTTCCATGAAATACGCACTCCCCCCGGGTGCCTCTCTCCGAGGTCTATCAGATGATTCCCTCATTTACCAGCCCGTACACGATATTCCGGACGACAGACGGCCACGGCCTCTCCAACCGCAGGAATCGGGAAACACGAAGGGTCCGGGAATCCCGGACCCTTCGACATGTGGACTGGTGGAGGCGCGGAGACCCGCTCCCCGACCTTTCGGTCGGACGTGGACTATTCCTTCTACCTGGAATGTCAGACCCCTCTGCTACCTTGATGGCATCAGTCGGGGTCTCCCGGGCAGGAGGGCGTTTGTGGAAGAACTCGAACACGACTTCTTCCACCCTAGTACACCGTGACCTCGCGGCCGTAGGTGCCTATGAGTCTCTAGCCCGCTTACGCCTTTCGACTTCACGGGACGGCGTTGCCATAGCCTTGTCGGCCTTAGGTTTCACCGTTTGAGCCCTCTTTTCACCCGACTGTTACCAGCCGGGGCGACCCTATTTGATCGAACTCCGGTCCACGACACACCCCTGGGAAGCATCTCCAGGCTCAGTCACCTGTTGGCATTCGGTCGAGCCGACGATCGGTGACCCACGTGGCTCTTCCTAGGTGATGAGGTTTCCCTCGCGGCCTATCACCGTCGGCCGTCCGGTAGTCCCCTGAATGACGTCGTTACCGGTAGCGGGGACGCCTACCGGGCGACGTCGCTGCGCTATTTAGGCAGCGAGTGCATAATTATTGTCGACGCTTGAAGGCGTCTTGCCCCTGTTTAACGAGGTAAGGCGACCTCGGCCTGCTTCTTCCCTCAGACGTATCGTGTCGAAACCAGTCGCCCCCACATGTGGCGGCACGAACGACATTGTCAAAGTGCACACGGCGTGTGCCGCGTGAGTGAGTATACCCCGGGAAGCATCAACTGCGCCTGAGAATCGGGCCGCCGGGCCGATGGGTGGGCCCGCTAGCCCTTCTGGCGCTCTCGCAGAGCGCGCTCGGTGTCGCGCTTCTGATCGCGCTCGGCGATGGTCGCACGCTTGTCGTACAGTTTCTTGCCCCGCGCAAGTCCGAGTTCGACCTTCACCAGATTCGACTCGTTCAGATAGATTCTCACGGGCACAAGCGTGACGCCCTTCTCCTTCACATGGCCAAGGAGATAGCGGATCTCCTTCTTGTGCAGCAACAGCTTGCGCGGCCTGTTGGTGTCGACATTCGC
This region of Actinomycetota bacterium genomic DNA includes:
- a CDS encoding small multi-drug export protein, giving the protein MTQAVIDFASSLPPYVKYVVLTLVPWVELRGAIGLAVQQGERLYLPLILITNGLIFFPTFFILERVYEHIPEGSWLHRKLESVRKKAHPLVEKYGVLGLAVFVAIPLPGTGAYSGSVAAWMLDMDWRKSFLAVGLGVLGAFFIMWGFYEAVAAGVSFF
- a CDS encoding EAL domain-containing protein gives rise to the protein MEDQQPSAGHDAQRADGNISSHGRGFHEFLEGLPLPAWAVGETGGLMYANAAWTEFTGRGMDGQLGDGWLDSVLAEDRSALRHAYQRAISSRVPFTAEFQARRSDGQFRWLTCFGCPYAGPDGSLLGVLGMCMDLTERRQREEQLAFMATHDSLTGLPNRRMFDNALERVVQRARRGDGGMLLLLDLDNFKGYNDTLGHLEGDQALINFSLLLQRHLRAGDLLARIGGDEFAVLLERTTLDEAQEISERMRRAAAEEDFVSGARRHELGMSAGLVPVDGRLDVRALVDVADAAMYEAKETGRNRIVLRTDYEPGPTDRERMASRVRDALGHKRFMLYYQPVIRLADGRVAYFESLARMIDADGSLLMPGEFLTTIERLGLMPRLTRIVVAMLLQALVDHPSAVVSMNIAGGDLDDESLPRFVEQELRRRNIDPGRIAFEMSESCVVANLASARYWIKRLHPLGCRFVLDDFGAGLGLFGLLRELDFDQVKLDGSIVRELSANGESRQFVTAVRSLVESQGRTAVASWVETEGLLQGVRDAGFTLGQGYHLEMPGPDLGELIRVYGTCARV
- the smpB gene encoding SsrA-binding protein SmpB, with the translated sequence MPRQEKNIANNKKARHDYFIDEVFETGIVLTGTEVKSLRANGASLRESFATVRQAEVWLHNVHIAPYSHGNRANVDTNRPRKLLLHKKEIRYLLGHVKEKGVTLVPVRIYLNESNLVKVELGLARGKKLYDKRATIAERDQKRDTERALRERQKG